From a single Ursus arctos isolate Adak ecotype North America unplaced genomic scaffold, UrsArc2.0 scaffold_34, whole genome shotgun sequence genomic region:
- the PIK3IP1 gene encoding phosphoinositide-3-kinase-interacting protein 1 isoform X2, translating into MKEVRMLLAWVQTFLISNMLPAEAYGSGGCFWDNGHLYRADQPSPAPGLRCLNWLEAQSGLASALESKAGNHSYCRNPDQDPRGPWCYVSSEAGDPEKRPCEDLRCPASTEETEEASEVPSGDEVQVFAPANALPARSEAAAVQPVIGISQRVRMNSKEKKDLGTLGYVLGITMMVIIIAIGAGIVLGYTYKRGKDLKEQHDQQVCEREMQRITLPLSAFTNPTCEIVDEKTIVVHTNQTPVDLQEGSAPLMGQAGTPGA; encoded by the exons ATGAAGGAGGTGAGGATGCTCTTAGCCTGGGTGCAAACATTCCTCATCAGCAACATGCTCCCAGCAGAAGCCTATGGATCTGGAG GCTGCTTCTGGGACAACGGCCACCTGTACCGGGCGGACCAGCCCTCCCCAGCACCGGGCCTGCGCTGCCTCAACTGGCTGGAGGCGCAGAGTGGCCTGGCGTCTGCCCTCGAGTCGA AGGCCGGCAACCATAGCTACTGCCGGAACCCGGACCAGGACCCACGCGGGCCCTGGTGCTACGTCAGCAGCGAGGCTGGCGATCCTGAGAAGCGGCCTTGCGAGGACCTGCGCTGCCCAG CCTCCacagaggaaactgaggaggCGTCTGAAGTGCCAAGTGGAGATGAGGTGCAGGTGTTTGCTCCTGCCAACGCCCTGCCCGCCCGGAGTGAGGCAGCAGCCGTGCAGCCAGTGATTGGGATCAGCCAGCGGGTGCGGATGAACTCCAAGGAGAAAAAGGACCTGGGAACTCTGG GGTATGTGCTGGGCATTACCATGATGGTGATCATCATCGCCATTGGAGCTGGCATCGTCTTGGGCTATACCTACAAGAG GGGGAAGGACCTGAAAGAGCAGCATGACCAGCAAGTATGTGAGAGGGAGATGCAGCGAATAACCCTACCCTTATCTGCTTTCACCAACCCTACCTGTGAGATCGTGGATGAGAAGACTATTGTGGTCCACACCAACCAGACTCCAGTGGACCTTCAGGAGGGCAGTGCCCCCCTCATGGGTCAGGCAGGCACTCCTGGGGCCTGA
- the PIK3IP1 gene encoding phosphoinositide-3-kinase-interacting protein 1 isoform X3 — MKEVRMLLAWVQTFLISNMLPAEAYGSGGCFWDNGHLYRADQPSPAPGLRCLNWLEAQSGLASALESKAGNHSYCRNPDQDPRGPWCYVSSEAGDPEKRPCEDLRCPETTSLSPPASTEETEEASEVPSGDEVQVFAPANALPARSEAAAVQPVIGISQRVRMNSKEKKDLGTLGYVLGITMMVIIIAIGAGIVLGYTYKRKQTREDMYLARGHTRSIWWSQVLNVATK, encoded by the exons ATGAAGGAGGTGAGGATGCTCTTAGCCTGGGTGCAAACATTCCTCATCAGCAACATGCTCCCAGCAGAAGCCTATGGATCTGGAG GCTGCTTCTGGGACAACGGCCACCTGTACCGGGCGGACCAGCCCTCCCCAGCACCGGGCCTGCGCTGCCTCAACTGGCTGGAGGCGCAGAGTGGCCTGGCGTCTGCCCTCGAGTCGA AGGCCGGCAACCATAGCTACTGCCGGAACCCGGACCAGGACCCACGCGGGCCCTGGTGCTACGTCAGCAGCGAGGCTGGCGATCCTGAGAAGCGGCCTTGCGAGGACCTGCGCTGCCCAG AGACCACTTCCCTGTCCCCTCCAGCCTCCacagaggaaactgaggaggCGTCTGAAGTGCCAAGTGGAGATGAGGTGCAGGTGTTTGCTCCTGCCAACGCCCTGCCCGCCCGGAGTGAGGCAGCAGCCGTGCAGCCAGTGATTGGGATCAGCCAGCGGGTGCGGATGAACTCCAAGGAGAAAAAGGACCTGGGAACTCTGG GGTATGTGCTGGGCATTACCATGATGGTGATCATCATCGCCATTGGAGCTGGCATCGTCTTGGGCTATACCTACAAGAG GAAACAGACAAGAGAGGATATGTACCTTGCTCGAGGTCACACACGTAGCATTTGGTGGAGCCAAGTCTTAAATGTTGCCACAAAGTAA
- the PIK3IP1 gene encoding phosphoinositide-3-kinase-interacting protein 1 isoform X4, translating to MKEVRMLLAWVQTFLISNMLPAEAYGSGGCFWDNGHLYRADQPSPAPGLRCLNWLEAQSGLASALESKAGNHSYCRNPDQDPRGPWCYVSSEAGDPEKRPCEDLRCPASTEETEEASEVPSGDEVQVFAPANALPARSEAAAVQPVIGISQRVRMNSKEKKDLGTLGYVLGITMMVIIIAIGAGIVLGYTYKRKQTREDMYLARGHTRSIWWSQVLNVATK from the exons ATGAAGGAGGTGAGGATGCTCTTAGCCTGGGTGCAAACATTCCTCATCAGCAACATGCTCCCAGCAGAAGCCTATGGATCTGGAG GCTGCTTCTGGGACAACGGCCACCTGTACCGGGCGGACCAGCCCTCCCCAGCACCGGGCCTGCGCTGCCTCAACTGGCTGGAGGCGCAGAGTGGCCTGGCGTCTGCCCTCGAGTCGA AGGCCGGCAACCATAGCTACTGCCGGAACCCGGACCAGGACCCACGCGGGCCCTGGTGCTACGTCAGCAGCGAGGCTGGCGATCCTGAGAAGCGGCCTTGCGAGGACCTGCGCTGCCCAG CCTCCacagaggaaactgaggaggCGTCTGAAGTGCCAAGTGGAGATGAGGTGCAGGTGTTTGCTCCTGCCAACGCCCTGCCCGCCCGGAGTGAGGCAGCAGCCGTGCAGCCAGTGATTGGGATCAGCCAGCGGGTGCGGATGAACTCCAAGGAGAAAAAGGACCTGGGAACTCTGG GGTATGTGCTGGGCATTACCATGATGGTGATCATCATCGCCATTGGAGCTGGCATCGTCTTGGGCTATACCTACAAGAG GAAACAGACAAGAGAGGATATGTACCTTGCTCGAGGTCACACACGTAGCATTTGGTGGAGCCAAGTCTTAAATGTTGCCACAAAGTAA
- the PIK3IP1 gene encoding phosphoinositide-3-kinase-interacting protein 1 isoform X1: MKEVRMLLAWVQTFLISNMLPAEAYGSGGCFWDNGHLYRADQPSPAPGLRCLNWLEAQSGLASALESKAGNHSYCRNPDQDPRGPWCYVSSEAGDPEKRPCEDLRCPETTSLSPPASTEETEEASEVPSGDEVQVFAPANALPARSEAAAVQPVIGISQRVRMNSKEKKDLGTLGYVLGITMMVIIIAIGAGIVLGYTYKRGKDLKEQHDQQVCEREMQRITLPLSAFTNPTCEIVDEKTIVVHTNQTPVDLQEGSAPLMGQAGTPGA; encoded by the exons ATGAAGGAGGTGAGGATGCTCTTAGCCTGGGTGCAAACATTCCTCATCAGCAACATGCTCCCAGCAGAAGCCTATGGATCTGGAG GCTGCTTCTGGGACAACGGCCACCTGTACCGGGCGGACCAGCCCTCCCCAGCACCGGGCCTGCGCTGCCTCAACTGGCTGGAGGCGCAGAGTGGCCTGGCGTCTGCCCTCGAGTCGA AGGCCGGCAACCATAGCTACTGCCGGAACCCGGACCAGGACCCACGCGGGCCCTGGTGCTACGTCAGCAGCGAGGCTGGCGATCCTGAGAAGCGGCCTTGCGAGGACCTGCGCTGCCCAG AGACCACTTCCCTGTCCCCTCCAGCCTCCacagaggaaactgaggaggCGTCTGAAGTGCCAAGTGGAGATGAGGTGCAGGTGTTTGCTCCTGCCAACGCCCTGCCCGCCCGGAGTGAGGCAGCAGCCGTGCAGCCAGTGATTGGGATCAGCCAGCGGGTGCGGATGAACTCCAAGGAGAAAAAGGACCTGGGAACTCTGG GGTATGTGCTGGGCATTACCATGATGGTGATCATCATCGCCATTGGAGCTGGCATCGTCTTGGGCTATACCTACAAGAG GGGGAAGGACCTGAAAGAGCAGCATGACCAGCAAGTATGTGAGAGGGAGATGCAGCGAATAACCCTACCCTTATCTGCTTTCACCAACCCTACCTGTGAGATCGTGGATGAGAAGACTATTGTGGTCCACACCAACCAGACTCCAGTGGACCTTCAGGAGGGCAGTGCCCCCCTCATGGGTCAGGCAGGCACTCCTGGGGCCTGA